A genome region from Manihot esculenta cultivar AM560-2 chromosome 5, M.esculenta_v8, whole genome shotgun sequence includes the following:
- the LOC110615049 gene encoding probable xyloglucan endotransglucosylase/hydrolase protein 23, producing the protein MASFNSLVLSAMLPMLLCIFASMVASAAGNFYRDFDITWGDGRGKILNNGALLTLSLDRASGSGFQSKNEYMFGKIDMQLKLVPGNSAGTVTAYFLSSKGSTRDEIDVEFLGNLSGDPYILHTNVFSEGKGKREQQFYLWFDPTADFHTYSILWNPQRIIFSVDGTPIREFKNLESNGVPFPKNQPMRIYSSLWNADDWATRGGLVKTDWTQAPFIASYRNFNANACVWSNGASSCNSNSPSTINGWLSQELDTTNQDRLQRVQKNYMIYNYCTDNKRFPQGLPPECSIP; encoded by the exons ATGGCTTCATTCAATTCATTAGTCCTTTCTGCAATGTTGCCCATGCTTCTTTGCATCTTCGCTTCGATGGTAGCTAGTGCCGCTGGTAATTTCTACCGAGATTTTGACATCACATGGGGAGATGGTCGAGGTAAGATTCTCAACAATGGCGCGCTTCTCACTTTATCTCTTGACAGAGCTTCTGGGTCTGGATTTCAATCCAAGAATGAGTATATGTTTGGGAAGATTGATATGCAGCTCAAGCTTGTCCCTGGAAATTCCGCTGGCACTGTCACCGCTTACTTT CTATCCTCCAAAGGGTCTACTCGGGATGAAATAGACGTTGagttcttggggaatttgagcGGAGACCCATATATTCTTCACACTAATGTGTTTAGCGAAGGCAAAGGAAAAAGAGAGCAGCAATTCTATCTATGGTTTGATCCAACTGCTGATTTTCACACCTATTCCATTCTTTGGAATCCCCAGCGCATCAT CTTCTCTGTTGATGGCACCCCCATTAGAGAATTCAAGAACTTGGAGAGCAATGGTGTTCCTTTCCCAAAGAATCAACCAATGAGAATTTATTCTAGCCTGTGGAATGCTGATGATTGGGCTACAAGGGGTGGTCTGGTTAAGACAGACTGGACTCAAGCTCCTTTCATTGCCTCTTACAGGAATTTTAATGCCAATGCTTGTGTATGGTCTAATGGGGCATCTTCTTGCAACTCAAATTCACCCTCCACCATTAATGGATGGTTGTCACAGGAATTGGACACAACAAATCAGGACAGGCTCCAACGGGTGCAAAAAAATTACATGATCTACAACTACTGCACAGACAATAAAAGGTTTCCTCAGGGCCTGCCTCCAGAATGCAGCATCCCATAG